The Thermodesulfobacteriota bacterium nucleotide sequence CCGCTCGCCACGGGGAGGGGGTGGAGGAGATGGCGAATGCGGAAGTCGGCCTCCAGGGCGGCCGCCGGCGTGAGGAGGAGCCCCTGCCACTCGTCCCCCAGGGTGACGGAAAAGGGCACGGCGATCGACCCGCCCAGAGACTCGTTGACCTGCCGGAGGGCGCATTCCAGGTGCACTTGGGTAGCGGCCCGGTCTCGGCTCCTGCGGGAGGCGACGAGGTCGGCGGTGAGGCAGGCGAAGTCCGAGTTCGGATCGACCATCCCGCGTCCTATAGGCGATAAAAGCAATCCAGGGGGAAGATAGGCGAATTAGACGATAGGACCAGGGGAGAGTCAAGGAAATAGTCGCTATGGTCTATTTTGCATCGATATTGTCTTTAGAGGCTATTCACGTCCGGCACCTCCGCGGGGCGAAGCTGCCGCCTCCCGGGCCTCGAAGAGCGCCCGGGGGACGACGTGGAGCGGCTGCGCACGGCGCTGGAGGCGGCCCTGCGCGAGGGATTCCGGGCCGGGGGTCACCAGCGCAGGAAGGGATTTCGGGCCAGGTTGGCGTTGGCGTAGCGGGGGTCGTGGGAGACCTCTTCCCCCGCCCACTCGGGTAGGTCCACGGCCTCCGCCGGGTCGGCCAGCTCGACCTCGGCCAGCACCAGGCCCCGGTTCTCGCCCCAGAACTCGTCCACCTCCCAGAGATGGTCGACGTGGGTCACCCGGTACCGGGTCTTCTCGATGAGGGGCCGCAGGCACAGGTGGTCCAGGAGGGCTTGGGCATCCGGCCCGGGAATCGGGTACTCGAACTCGGTTCGGACGAGACCCCGGGGGCGGCCCTTGACGGTGAGCAAGCCCTGGTGCCCGGAGAGGCGCACGCGCACGGTGCGGTCCGGGTCGCAGGAGAGGTAGCCCTGGCGGATCTCCTGCCCCGACGCTCCGGCGCGCCATCCGTCGCCCCGCACCAGGAACTTCCGCTCGATCTCGATGCCCACGGCACGCCTCCGTTTCGCTGGCCCCAAGCCCCCTTCTTGGGTATCATTCCCGCCGCTCGTCTGCCCCCGCTGCCTCCCAAAGGCGTCCCATGACCCACGATCCGTTCGACCCGGAGAACGTCCCCGTCAACTGCCCTTCCTGCCAGAAGGGCTCGTCTTCGCGCAAGCTCCTGCGCCCGGCCGGCGAGGGGCAGCGCCGTTGCGGGGGGTGCGGCCGGGTGGAGCGGTGGGAGGAGCCCAGCCGCCGGGCCCACGGGGAACGCCGGTTCAAGCGCCTGATGGCGCGCCAGCGGAGCAAGTTCGGGGATCTCGACCTCGTCCTGAAGCAGTGGATCGCCGAGCCCGAGGCGGGTTCGCCGCCGGAGGGCGAGGGGTAGCGAGGCCCCCTCCGCGGGTCCAGCGGCCCCCCAAGTCGAAATCGAAATCGAAATCGCGGTCGGTCCCGATCCCGATACCGATCCCGATCGCGTTTTGGATCCTGGCGGAGGATCGCCGGCCCAGGGGATCAGTACGCGCCCCCGAAGGTGATGTAGAGCTGGTCTTCCCCGTCGTCGTCGAAGCCGTGGGCGTAGCCCAGGACCAGGGTGGTGGGGAAGTAGTAGCCGAGCAGGGTGTCGGCCCGGAGCTCGGCGCCGGCGCCCTTCCTCCACTGGCCGTCTCCCCCCCGCCAGGTGCGGCCCCCGTCGAAGAAGGCCGCCGCGTGGAGCCGCCCCAGGAAAAGGGGCCAGTCGCGGATTCCCCGAAACACGGACCAGAGCGGCGCGCGCAGCTCCGCCGTCCCCACCGCCGCCCGCTCCCCCCGGTCCACCCGCAGGGGGTAGCCCCGCACCGGGAACTCCCCCCCGGTACCCCCCACCTGGAAGACCGACTGGAAGGGCACGTCGCCCCACCCGGTGCCTCCCTTGGCGCGCAGGGCCAGGGTGGTCCGCTGCGCAAGGGGCACGGGCAGGTACTCCCGCCACTCCCCCACGAGCTCCTGTCGGTCGAGCTCGGCGCCCAGGAGCTCGTGGCGCAGGCGGTACGTCCCCAGGAGGACCCGGCCCCCCTCGGGGCCCACCGTGAAGGGGGTGTGCCGGGGGAACGCGGCGTCGTAGAGCAGGGAGAGGGCCAGGGGGTTCGTCCGGCCCTGGAAGGGCAGGTCCGCCAGGTCTCGGCGGCCGTCCAGGTCCTCCTGCACCCGGGAGAGGCGCGACAGGTCCTCCCAGGCCCAGGAGACGGCAAAGCTCCAGGCCCGCAGGGCCCGGGGCAGGTCCAGGCGCGCCTCGGCGCCCGCGGTGCGCAGCTCCTCCCAGTAGGGGTAGTCCTTCCGCGGGGTCTCGAAGAGCTCGGAGTGGAGGACCGGGAGCTTGGCGGCGTGGAGGGTCACGGTGGGGTACCACGCGTCGTTGACGTAGAGCCCCTGCCCGTAGAACCGGCGGCTCGCGCCGGCCCAGTAGCCGGCCGCGTAGTACTTGTGGCGGAGCAGGGGGTCGTGGCCGGTGGTCCAGGCGCCGGCGCCGAGGCCCTGGTTGTCCGAGACGAGGTCGGGGAGCCAGAAGGTGGGCAGCACCCGGGGCCAGGGGGAGTAGGGGCTGCCCTCGGCGCCCGGCCTGGGGCGGGGTTCCTCTACGGGGGAGGCAGGTTTCTCGGGCGGGGGCAGCTCCACGGTTTCCCCGAGAGCGTCGGCGAGCTCGAGCACCGCCACGTCGAAGCCTCGGTGGGAGTACGCGGTGAAGGCCAGGCGCGCGCCGCCGGGGGACCAGTCGGGCTCGAAGGCGCCCCCCAGCACCCGGGTGAGCCGCCGGCACCGCCCGGTCTGGGGGTCGAGGGCGTAGAGGTCGAAGACCCCGGAACGGTCCCAGGCGAAGGCGAGCTCGCGCCCGTCGGGGCTCCAGGCGGGAAAGCCCGCCTGGGAGCCCTCGGGGGTGAGGAGGCGAAGCTCGCCGGTGGCCACGGTGAGCAGGGCGAGCCGCGCGTGCCCCTCTTCGGTCTTTCGGGAAAAGGCGATCCGGGTGCCGTCGGGGGACCAGCGGGGGGTGTCGTAGCGCACGCCGGGCTCGGACAGGAGGGGGCGCAGGGCTTCCCCACCG carries:
- a CDS encoding CYTH domain-containing protein is translated as MGIEIERKFLVRGDGWRAGASGQEIRQGYLSCDPDRTVRVRLSGHQGLLTVKGRPRGLVRTEFEYPIPGPDAQALLDHLCLRPLIEKTRYRVTHVDHLWEVDEFWGENRGLVLAEVELADPAEAVDLPEWAGEEVSHDPRYANANLARNPFLRW
- a CDS encoding SatD family protein is translated as MVDPNSDFACLTADLVASRRSRDRAATQVHLECALRQVNESLGGSIAVPFSVTLGDEWQGLLLTPAAALEADFRIRHLLHPLPVASG